The nucleotide sequence CCGCCTTCGTAATATCCGCCGTGCCGTTGCTGCCGCCGAATTCCATCGGCTTGATTCCGCCGGCATAGGCCTTGTCCACCGCGCGCTCGATGCGCTCGCTGGCTTCTGCCGCGCTTTCGAGGCCGTGCTTGTCGGCGAGCCAGTCCATCATCATCGCGGCCGACAGGATCATCGCGGTGGGATTGGCCTTGCCCTGCCCCATGATATCGGGCGCGGTGCCGTGGCACGGCTGGAACACGGCGTAGCGGTCGCCGATATCGGCTGAGGGGGCCATGCCCAGCCCTCCGATCAGACCGGCGGCGAGGTCGGAGAGAATGTCGCCGAACATGTTCTCCGTCACCATGACGTCGAAGTCCCAGGGCCGTTTCACCAGCATCAGCGAACAGGCGTCGACATAAAGCCGATCGGCCTTGACGCCGGGATGGCGGTTGGCGGCGTCATCGAACATCTCGCGAAAGAACGCGAACGCCCTGAACACGTTTGCCTTGTCGACGCAGGTCAGGCCGCCGTTCGTCTTGCCGCGCGCCTTGCGGCGTTCGGCGAGGCGGAACGAGAATTCAAACAGCCGCTCCGAGGTCTTGCGGGTGATGACGAGCGTCTCGCGCGCCTCGGTATCCGTCACGACGCCCTTGCCCATCGAGGCGAACAGGCCTTCAGTGGATTCCCGGATCAGCACGAGATCGATGCCGCGCTGGTCGGCGCCGACGATCGGGCTCGGCACGCCCGGAACGAGCCGCGCCGGGCGCACACCGGCATAGAGATCGAAATGGAAGCGCAATTCAATCTGCGGGGCGATCTCGGTGTTATCAGGATAGCGCACCGATGGCAGGCCGCAGGCGCCGAGCAGGATGGCGTCCGCCTCTTCGCACAGCCGCACCGTGCTGTCAGGCATCGATTTGCCGGTCGCCAGATAATTGTTGGCGCCGGCCGGGGCGTCGGTGAAGCGAAACTTCAGATCGCTGGTCGCCTCGATCTTGCGCAGCACGTCGATCGCCGGCGCCATCACTTCAGGGCCAATGCCATCGCCGCCGAGCACGGCGATGTGGAGGGCGTTATTTGCGGACATGGGGTTCCTTCGTCGCTCATTTGCGCCAAACTTTGAAAGTTCGTCATGCCCGGGCAAAAGCGCGAAGCGCGTCTTCGCGCTTTTGCCCGGCCATGACGGAGAAAGACGACGCGCTTCTACGGCGTCAGCACCGCGCGGCCGACCAGTTTGCCTTTCTGCAAATCGGTGAGCGCTTCATTGGCTTTGGCGAGCGGCATCGTCGTCACCGGGATCGGCGCGATCATCTTGTTGCGGACGAGTTCGAGCAGCTCCTGGGTTTCGCGCAGATTGCCGACATAGCTGCCCTGGATCGTGATCGCCTTGATCGGGATCAGCGGCAAGGCCCAGGGCGCGCCGCCGCCGAACAGGCCGACGATGACAAGCTTGCCGCCCTTGGTCAGGCAATCGAAGCCTAGTTGCGTAGTCTGGGCATTGCCGACGAGATCGATCACGGCGCGAATGGGTCCGCCGGCCGCCTTCGCCAGTTGCTCCAGCGCGTCCGGCGCCCTGCCGTCAACGGTGGCGAGCGCGCCGGCCGCTTCGGCGGCTTCGCGCTTGCGCGCATCGATGTCGACGACGATGGCGCCCTTGCCGCCCATCGCCTTCAACAACGACAGCGCCATCAGGCCGAGCCCGCCGGCGCCGAAGATGACGATCGGCGAGCTGAAGGCGAA is from Bradyrhizobium sp. AZCC 2176 and encodes:
- a CDS encoding isocitrate/isopropylmalate dehydrogenase family protein, yielding MSANNALHIAVLGGDGIGPEVMAPAIDVLRKIEATSDLKFRFTDAPAGANNYLATGKSMPDSTVRLCEEADAILLGACGLPSVRYPDNTEIAPQIELRFHFDLYAGVRPARLVPGVPSPIVGADQRGIDLVLIRESTEGLFASMGKGVVTDTEARETLVITRKTSERLFEFSFRLAERRKARGKTNGGLTCVDKANVFRAFAFFREMFDDAANRHPGVKADRLYVDACSLMLVKRPWDFDVMVTENMFGDILSDLAAGLIGGLGMAPSADIGDRYAVFQPCHGTAPDIMGQGKANPTAMILSAAMMMDWLADKHGLESAAEASERIERAVDKAYAGGIKPMEFGGSNGTADITKAVLAAL
- a CDS encoding alcohol dehydrogenase, whose amino-acid sequence is MKSFQVAEFNAPLKEVDQETPQPTGTQVLIKVKAAGVCHSDLHIWEGGYDLGHGRKPLSLKDRGVSLPRTMGHETVGEVVAFGPEVSAADKGDLKVGDTALVYPWLGCGKCATCVGGDENMCVVKPNSLGVYCDGGYADHMTVPNPKYLLNLKGLDPVTAAPYACSGVTTYSALKKVEFAFSSPIVIFGAGGLGLMALSLLKAMGGKGAIVVDIDARKREAAEAAGALATVDGRAPDALEQLAKAAGGPIRAVIDLVGNAQTTQLGFDCLTKGGKLVIVGLFGGGAPWALPLIPIKAITIQGSYVGNLRETQELLELVRNKMIAPIPVTTMPLAKANEALTDLQKGKLVGRAVLTP